A window from Halomicrobium urmianum encodes these proteins:
- a CDS encoding DUF5820 family protein, producing MSLDDAPRGWQVWSNEPDKVVLAYRPDVFDGGDLPPQCMPTIYLTRGRRDRRPGGQRAGSSWYVTLYLEPEIDREVGSYRTRAEALDAATDAAAEFDAGGVDYRDYYQVPREDYLDRLDELTDRDGDN from the coding sequence ATGAGCCTCGACGACGCGCCCCGGGGGTGGCAGGTCTGGAGCAACGAGCCCGACAAGGTCGTCCTCGCGTACCGGCCCGACGTCTTCGACGGCGGCGACCTCCCGCCGCAGTGCATGCCGACCATCTACCTCACCCGCGGGCGGCGGGACCGACGCCCCGGCGGACAGCGAGCCGGTTCGTCGTGGTACGTCACTCTCTACCTGGAGCCCGAGATCGACCGGGAGGTCGGCTCCTACCGCACCCGCGCCGAGGCCCTCGACGCCGCGACCGACGCGGCCGCCGAGTTCGACGCCGGCGGCGTCGACTACCGCGATTACTACCAGGTCCCCCGGGAGGACTACCTCGACCGCCTGGACGAACTGACCGACCGCGACGGCGATAACTGA